The following are encoded together in the Montipora capricornis isolate CH-2021 chromosome 5, ASM3666992v2, whole genome shotgun sequence genome:
- the LOC138050096 gene encoding uncharacterized protein yields MSIFHIYTGNRRKPPSVRSRHEPIAVGSGVELVNKLSLGRTFSGASTFLLAHGNLADTNEMLLAFTLLPILAILASAQAITNCSVAEHMEFNSTIVKIIDNGCKTFWSEPCTKTEIITEL; encoded by the exons CCACCTTCCGTGCGCTCGAGACACGAACCAATCGCAGTTGGCAGTGGAGTTGAACTGGTTAACAAATTGTCTCTTGGCAGAACATTCAGCG GTGCTTCGACATTTCTCCTCGCCCACGGGAATCTAGCGGATACGAATGAGATGTTGCTCGCATTCACGCTTCTGCCGATTTTAGCCATACTTGCATCAGCCCAAGCGATCACAAACTGCTCTGTTGCAGAGCATATGGAATTTAATTCGACCATAGT TAAAATTATCGACAATGGCTGCAAGACTTTCTGGTCGGAACCATGCACTAAAACAGAAATCATTACAGAATTGTAA
- the LOC138048474 gene encoding lutropin-choriogonadotropic hormone receptor-like: MMPKPPIGMETSCPHNPLRYSIPLSSEHQPTTVSLKKCSKLQKIHPRAFEGPKLRVLDLQETKISHLPGENLESLKNFYINGAKELYEIPIVSFVSLENAVVEYSFHCCLITTMKHYSGEVGTQAPTSPVKGRSRIICPTNRPTLMTTGSTSSTTTATAATSKPNNVSYAYERNGRRIPLPPHACVDPSNVIVETMSPPIEQVNCTSIQQKNVFNPCGDLLGSQVLRVCSWIAMVFAVLGNSFKLFVLFMSKRKISITKILMCNLAFANLCMGLFLCMLVIADRYSLGEYQNFAQRWQYLTGCKVAGFVSIFSTELAVFVLTIITVERYFTIVHPLQREKHLSIKQIVALIAIGWIFSITLAALPLLQVGVSSYTEVAICLPFDVESTLSKIYVTFLLATNGLAFFFVLFCYGRMYCSLGLSGAGDSGHRVETRVAKRMAMLVITNFACWFPIALLSLIAIYGKTLINVRTAQFFLVFVYPINSFTNPYLYAMGTKHFQLDALEIISRLGICDSVIKKLRGRLQDQLEVVPNSSRAFTGSRMSLSSMRFGDQIPVMSGRNNNHSLSNGRGSSKNTNYNGGLQSSLNSPEKLNEQLIINDEDETDFSRTDTEVTQIELENSPMIPTLPTVVVTTC; the protein is encoded by the exons ATGATGCCCAAACCTCCAATCGGCATGGAAACTAGTTGTCCCCACAATCCCTTGCGATATTCGATCCCTTTGTCCTCCGAACACCAACCAACCACTGT ATCCCTAAAGAAATGCAGTAAACTGCAGAAAATACATCCGAGAGCCTTTGAAGGACCTAAACTTCGAGTACT GGACCTTCAGGAAACAAAAATATCTCATTTACCTGGCGAAAATTTGGAGAGTTTAAAAAACTTCTACATCAACGGGGCGAAAGAGTTGTACGAAATACCAATAGTCTCTTTTGTAAGTCTCGAAAACGCTGTTGTGGAATATTCCTTTCACTGCTGTCTTATAACCACCATGAAACATTATTCGGGTGAAGTGGGGACACAAGCGCCAACTTCTCCAGTAAAGGGTCGTTCACGAATAATCTGCCCTACCAACCGTCCTACTCTAATGACTACCGGGAGTACATCTTCAACAACAACAGCCACAGCAGCAACATCGAAGCCGAACAATGTCTCGTATGCATATGAAAGGAATGGAAGGAGAATTCCATTACCTCCTCACGCATGCGTGGATCCTAGTAACGTTATAGTGGAAACAATGTCACCCCCGATAGAACAAGTGAACTGCACGTCTATACAGCAGAAAAACGTGTTCAATCCCTGTGGTGATTTACTTGGTTCGCAAGTGCTGCGCGTGTGTTCTTGGATAGCGATGGTATTTGCCGTCTTGGGGAATTCCTTCAAACTCTTTGTTCTGTTTATGAGTAAGCGTAAGATCTCCATCACCAAAATTCTGATGTGCAATTTGGCGTTCGCGAACCTCTGCATGGGCTTGTTTTTGTGCATGTTAGTCATCGCAGATCGCTACTCGCTTGGCGAATACCAGAACTTCGCTCAGCGCTGGCAGTACCTCACAGGATGCAAAGTGGCTGGATTCGTCTCCATATTCTCCACGGAGTTAGCTGTCTTTGTGCTTACAATAATCACAGTTGAAAGATATTTCACCATTGTACATCCTTTACAACGTGAGAAACATCTTAGCATCAAACAGATCGTTGCTCTCATAGCAATTGGTTGGATCTTTTCGATAACATTGGCAGCTCTTCCTTTGCTCCAAGTAGGAGTCAGCAGTTATACGGAAGTCGCGATATGTCTTCCGTTTGATGTAGAAAGCACCTTGTCAAAGATCTATGTTACATTCCTATTGGCCACCAACGGATTAGCGTTTTTCTTCGTGCTGTTCTGTTATGGTAGAATGTACTGCAGTCTTGGACTTTCCGGCGCTGGGGACAGCGGTCACCGCGTTGAAACGAGAGTGGCCAAACGAATGGCTATGTTGGTGATCACAAACTTTGCCTGTTGGTTTCCAATCGCGCTCTTGAGCCTCATAGCAATATACGGAAAAACGCTTATAAACGTTCGTACCGCTCAGTTCTTTCTTGTGTTTGTGTATCCCATTAATTCCTTCACGAACCCTTACCTCTACGCTATGGGGACAAAACACTTTCAGCTTGATGCTCTCGAGATCATAAGCCGTCTTGGGATATGCGACTCTGTTATTAAAAAACTCCGCGGCAGGCTTCAAGACCAACTCGAGGTAGTTCCGAACTCGTCCCGCGCGTTCACGGGCAGTAGAATGAGCCTGAGCTCGATGCGATTTGGGGACCAGATTCCTGTAATGTCAGGAAGAAATAACAATCATTCCTTGTCCAATGGAAGAGGAAGTTCAAAAAATACAAACTACAACGGGGGCCTACAAAGCTCTTTGAACAGTCCCGAAAAGCTTAATGAACAACTAATAATAAACGATGAAGATGAAACTGATTTCTCGAGGACCGATACTGAAGTAACACAGATCGAACTAGAGAACAGCCCTATGATCCCAACATTACCCACCGTGGTAGTCACCACCTGTTAA